The window tgtttttttttttttgtctcgtttTTAAATTTCTTATTAATTAATGTCATAATGAAAGTCAGTCTGGCTGAATGAAGTGGTTGAGAGACTGAATTTTGCATTAACATTAATGATGGATGTTCTTTGAGGGCCCCCAATAGTGCAAAATGGTTGAGTCCACACCTGCACTGGTCAGTTCAACCGAGTTATGTATGTATAGAGTGCAGCCAGAGGAGAAAGTGATGTCGTTACCTAAGAGAGCGAAATCTGGATACCAGGAAAGGAAAGACggaaaggagagggagagaaaatgaaGTGAGGGGAAGCAGCTTTCTTACTCGTTTCTTTGACAAGAGAGGTGAGCAGCACAACTGAACTAACACACACAGTTTGAGGGGATATCAGCTGCAGTTGTCCCAGAGTGAAGGCGGCACGTTGAGCTTCATTCAGGGACCACACAGGCTAATTACTATCAGAGGTTCATCAACGCTATCTGAAAAAGTGAATGCACCAGACCCCCGAAACTGTAATCTTAGTAGCGATTGATCTACCATTTTTATTGTGCTTAATTATTATGTTTTTCTCTATATAGAGGTTAAACTAAGATCGTATTTGTTATCTTTGTCTTATACCATGGGGGCCCACCAAGATGGTTTATACGTAGGGTTCAGAATTTCGTGCTACGCCCCTGGATGTTGGTAATGAGAATAGAGCTCATAGCTCTTAGTCGAGTTGCCAAAAAATTCTCTCTTTATTTCTAAAGATATATCCGGTGGTCAGCTTTCTTATCATCAGTGCTTGTGGTCGAGAGTTTTTGCGACAACAAAAACTGTTTCCAAGTGTAAGTTCAGGCTTCAGACTGTTTTCTGACTCTCTGCTTTTGTGTCTTCAGGTTGCTTTGCTGGATGTAGACATCTGCGGTCCGTCTATTCCCAGGATAATGGGCCTGGAGGGAGAGCAGGCAAGTTGTCCCCAGAAATGTCAGCACGCAGAGTGAATAAGCAATATTTCTAGTACAACAGACGATGATCTTCATATGAAACCTACatgggatttctttttttagcaGCCCACTTTGAGATCCTCATACATTCCTCACAGCGTGCACAGCCACTTCTCCATGACATGCAGAACTCACAAAGGACACTCAAGGAAAACAACTGTGTGCTCCGtaggtgtgttacctgttctTTATCTTTTAGGTACACCAGAGCGGCTCTGGCTGGTCTCCTGTGGTGAGTCACTTCAGACATTTCTTAAATCCttaaagtttgatttatttattattattattaatgtaGGATTGCATACTTTAAGATGTTTTTTGGCTGTTTGTTGCAGTATGTTGATGACAACCTGGCGGTCATGTCCATTGGCTTCCTGCTTAGTAGCCCCGATGATGCTGTGATCTGGAGAGGACCCAAGAAGAATGGTGTGtgtgcaatgttttttttttttttttttttacgatttCCGACTAAATGTCATAACACTACAGCCTTTGTGGTGTTCTGCTCCAATCAGGGATGATCAAGCAGTTTTTGAGAGATGTGGACTGGGGGGAGCTGGATTACCTTATCGTGGACACTCCGCCTGGGACCTCAGATGAACACCTATCAATTGTCCAGTACCTAAGTTCCACCCATGTTGACGGAGCAGTCATCATCACCACGCCCCAGGTACGCAAACAGTTCCGCAGTGCCAGTCAAACATTTGAACACACCCTCTCATTCAGATGAACAGagtctccctttttttttttatatattattgCGTATATATTCTATGTGCTGATATTCTATATCAGCACATATTCTAACTACTGAATAAGTGTAAAACAACATAACATTACCTCACTTTACTTACATGTGCAATATGGGATatattactattattactattatctGTGAAACAGGTGTCATATTCCCTCTATTAACCATTTATTATTCTTTCCTCTCCTGTTGTTTAGAACTGCATTTAAAAGTGTGTACGTGTCACCACCTTGTATAGTGTCtccatattttatatatttttttatatatatatacatttgtttttttctatttttcttacTACATTGCCTTATTTTCCTAATGTTATATAGTGTCTCTATATTTTATACTTCTTATTTGAGTTTCTTATTACCTAAACTGTCGACTAGGAGAGAGCCTCTTCACGAGCATTTCGATGTGTCCGGACTGTTGGTTTAtgcacaaatggcaaataaaaaaaCCTTGAACCTGATGCACAGAGCCAGAAGAGCAGATAAATTCCGAGTCATCACAGACCGGAGCCTGTGCTGTTTTACGGTTAAAGCAATCATTACAATCAGAGACTGTTGAGGGGAATTCCCATCTGTAAGCTGCAATACACATGCTGTCACTCCTTCTCATTTGTGGACTTTGACTTCagttgattgatttatttatctctgatttttttttttttttttttttttttttttttttttacatttctcgaAATGATTTTTAACCTCATGAGATTTTTCATACAGAGGGTGGTTTACTTGGAACTTGAACAGTTATGGAAGTGACACTGAAACCACAACGGTAACAGACAGcaaatgagagctgctcggGTGGGCGCTGAAAAGCACCAAAGATCCCACTGCAGTCAGAGTGCAACATCTGCAAGGGACCCGGCTTGTGTTATGCGTTATGTTGTCTTAGTACTGCTCCTCGCATCGATTTCTGGCACCTGTTCTTCTTTGTGGCACACGTTATAATGACATGTTTCCAGCATATTTAGAAGACAATTTTTAGTGCGTTAAAAAACGTTTTTGCCAGCAAATATTCAGAAAGGACACCAGAAAACCACAagacttaaaaataaataaatgaataaataacctCATGTAAGCTTAGCAGTTAAGGTTAATGATTGAAAAGCAGGTATGAGGATGTATCAGTAACGATGCTGGTTGTGGGTCTGTGATCATCACCCAGCTCATATATCCCAAACTGTTTTATTGGCGTAAATGAACTACACTTTTAGAAATCATTTGCTGCACCttttttgaactttttttttttttttccttcaaattGCGTAAAAGTAGCGTCTGCACGAggtggtgttttgtttttgtttgtttttttctggacaGGCAGTCGATTCCGCTGCACTGTGTTGGATGATGCCGTTCTGCCATAAACCAGTTACAGTCTGCGCAAACATGACCAAGTTCGACATTTTACAGCACATTTATTCAACGgtaaagaagaaaaggaatgTTGGCGGGCGGCATAGTACATAGAATGGATAACATTTGTGGGGAAACCTAAAACTCTGTGGAGTCGCTAACATTCGGTCCACAGGTATGCGTCTCATCATAATCTGTTAATGGTACTGACACACGGGTGGAGACGGCACAGCACTGTCGGCCTTTAATCTCTGACTGCACTCggtgtgacctctgacctctttgATAAGGACACAAGTTAGGATAAACGGTAACCAAACAATGGACCACCATAATGGCAGTGACGCGTCTATATTGACATAAATACTATGAATCTACAGGCAATGCTCTTCATGATTCAGATTAGCACTGTAATTGCATACTGTGGAGCACCTTATTTTCAGTCATGTCAACAGAATTACATTCCGTCTCTCTTCTGATACCTCTTCTCAGAGTCTGGTGACAAAGGCACGGTGGCAACAAATATTCAAATGTTGTTATCGGTGGAAGCTATTTTTAGTTGTTAGGACTTTAATCGGTGAGAAACTATTTCAAACAAACATGTCCTGGTTGGCATGGGTGAAACCATAACACAAACCCTTCCTCATTCCTTCAGTGCCACAGCCAGTCACACATCAGGTTGGAATTACCCGGAGAAAGAAGACTATTGTCCAGGTCTTATAACCTTAGAACTCATAGTAttagtttatttataaagcacttttaaaaCAATCTCAGTCGACCAAAGTGCTGTTCAGAAGCAAAagcataataaaaataatcataaacactacaacaacaaatacaaccTAAGGGATACTAATCattcaatataaaacaaattcagattaaaagtgaaaataaaaagagaggaagaggaaggcgAGAGAGTCAAGATTCCTCGCTCAGCTGGGAGTGAACgccaaggagaagagatgcGTTTTGAGGAGTGTTTTAAAATGCTCAACAGACTGTGCAGCTCTAACATGGAGAGGTAGGCTGTTCCACAGCTTAGGAGCCGCTACTGAGAAGGCTCGGTCTCTGGACCTGGAGCAGCTGGTTTGATGACCGAAGTGCCCGAGCAGAATTGTGGAGCTGTAGAagctaaacatttttttaaaaaaaaggctcaACGACCAACACGCTTCTGTTTCTCCGTGCAGGAGGTGTCGTTGCAGGATGTGCGGAAGGAGATCCGGTTCTGTCAGAAGGTGAAGCTGCCCATCATCGGAGTGGTGGAGAACATGAGCGGCTTTGTGTGCCCCAAATGCAAGGTCACtgacaaaatacaaaatataaatGCACCCAACAGGGCAAAAGCTGTGACAGCACTGAGAACAAATGTTGCGATAGTGTAGCTTAAGATCACCAGGGATTAGGTATTTTGAACCTTAATTCATAGAGAATATCCCTGATGGTGATGCCTGAGCTCCACATGTGTGCAGCAGGACGGTAGCTGTACTGCTAATGCATATTAACCAGCTGTTTATTCTCGGCCTCTCTTGTAGATCACATCACAGATCTTCCCTCCCTCCAGCGGAGGCGCtgagaaaatgtgtgcagacCTAAATCTACCTCTGTTAGGCAAGGTGCCTCTGGACCCGAGGATAGCACGGAGCTGTGATGAGGGCAAGTCTTTCCTCAGTGAGGTGCCCGACTCTCCTGCTGCGGAGGTCTACAAGAGAATTGTACAAAGTGAGTCAGCTGCCCGTGCCAGGTTGGATGTCCTCACCTCCTTTGGTACAGAACTCGAATGCACACTCAGCCATATTTCCTTTTCTAGCGAAGTCCATTATTGTTTTTGATGACGGGATTGTTTGGTTGACGGCCCGATTCCTGATTAAAAGTAATGAAAGAAGAAGTATTCACTTTACAAATGGGAAGCGGTCGactgaagaggaagaagagttGTCTCGAAATTTGACGCATTTGTTTTCAGCATGAGATTAAACTTTTTGGAAATGATTATGTGTGTAACTTAActtagaaaacacacacacatgctggaATCCTTAACACGTTCCAAACTCATTTCCACTCTCCTCCATCAGGTATCCAGGACTACTGTTCCAACAGCATGACAGAGGAGCGGAGCACCACCTGAGCGCGTCAGATGGCGGCCTCGTTTGACCTAATTGCCGAGGCCGACCGCACGACAGCAGTGTGGTCGACACTGGTTAACAAACGCACACGGGGAAAAAACTGTCTCTAATTCTTGTCAGGCAGCAGCTTTGATGTCTGTTTAGTGAGCCGATTGGCCCTCACTGCGCTATGATTCCCTGCCACGCAACAAACCTGtcattaaaaaagagaaatgtacaATCATGAATGATAACTGTTCATTTCTAATGTATCTGAAATTAATTCCACTTTGTAAAGACGTATCTGATTACAGCTTTATGATAAAGACTCCTCCTAATAACGCAGCGACTTTCGACTGAGGATCCTgctgaaagtggaagtcttctTATACGAGAAACAATTTTCTTAGCGTCTTTACAAAAATGGCAGCGACTGTGGAGAAGGCCTTTTGTGTCATatctgcatttttttatttttttttttgagtaagAACAGAGCTCCGTGCCACCaggaaatcaataaaaaaaatctgtctagCTACATAGAAAGTACTTGCTGTGGGTACAGTTCCATTAGtactttttgtaaaaaaacagagatatcaTAGGACTTCTCTTTATGTAAATGGAAGTGTAGGTGGAGACCTGCTGAGGTCCAGTGACTCATTATGTTTGCACCCCACATCACATTGAAGGACAGTGTTGTTTGTTATCCCTTTCTTGTACACTTCCTTTATTTTATGATTGAAAAGACTCCGTTTTAGATGACAATAAAGACGGACAACTGTTTCTCTGAAGACTTCTCGGCCCGTTTTTACCCCCACACTGAAATCTCAACATATTATTGGACTGCACTGTCTTAACCACGGTAACCATTCCTCACTCAGAATGAGCAGGCTGCCATCAGAAGATTGTTTTTCTAAATCTGTCGAGATGGTTTTAGTTTGTTCGTGGATCTTTAGTTTTTTACGATTCCCATTCATTTCTCCGCGCGACGTGTGTGTGGAACGTGAAAGATGGATTTGCTATTTTCTGAGTTGACTCATTTACAtttataaatgtttatttttttggtgtTCTTTCTTATTTTGTACACAAAATAAAAGGGCCTGACCAAAACTGACCAAATGTGGTGGGAACACATTTTTAATTTGTCTATTTAGAAATTATGTATTTAATATGTTAATTATGCCAAAATTCATTAATGCCAAAAGGCTCACtaggtctttttattttttttttttttgacaagctgtgccagcattttctgtgtgtgtgtgtgtgtgtgtgtgtcagggagAGTGTCTTTTGCTTTTAGACTTAGTTCCTCCAGAGTTCAACGAAAAATACATGTGAAACTGCATCTGCGTCCTGCTTACAGACAAAACATCTGTATCCACGGCCACACGGTGCGTCTCCCACAGTAATAACACCTACTGTATAACTTATATGTTGATCAGCACGTCTGTGCCTCTGGCAGTTACTCCAACATTTGTGAGTAGCCTGTTTGGACCCCTAAAGTTACTCAAAAAGGGCTAGTTTGATGAAAGTATGGGAAATTTTACATGTATACAGTAAAATCAATCATACCTGCAGGAGTTGTCCCATACATGACATTACAATGGCAGTACGAAAAGGGGCTTGTGAAATAAACCCTCCGCTGTGAGCAGTTTAAAACATggaaatgttttggttttttccCTTCCAAAACAAGTTTTGCATGATAACATCTTGGCGTGGCACACGATGTGGGCAAGCACACCAGTTCCCGCCCATCAGCGGAGAGTTAATGTTGGCACGGGTTAACACGTTTGTCGTGAAGGCCTTCTGTGTCTCGGTGCTTGttaataaatgttttgttattacaggtaaatgtgtaaaaaaaaaaaaaagctccagaaGAGAGGGCTAAAGGTTTTTATTTCGGGGCAGTGAGAAAATGTGTTGCCTTTGCCCCATCACGCCGTGAGAAAGTTCCTAACTCTGAGATACTTGCAGTGACTCTGCGAGTGCGTTTGTGCTGAAACAATATGAACGCTTCAGAACTAACTGCTTTTGGTACTGTGCAGCAGTTGAGTGATCGGTGTATGATACAGCGTTTTAAAGTCACAAGTATATTTGTGTTCTgtggggcaaaaaaaaacaatgattaCCATTAGATAAAAGTAAATGCAGCTATAAACCACTGGAGGGAATTTTGTAACACAGTGAAAGCGTGAAACAGAAACTATGCCTCGTATCAATTCTCCTTGTATCGACATTGCATTCACTTCCCGATAGTaattatgatgatgatgttcCCACCTCTAATCAGACTTCCCATCCAGCCACACGAACACCTCCCCCGTCTGTGAGAACGCCTCAAATCAGTGtctcttaaaaaaaactaaatttcagTCATCAAGCTTGATTCTTTGGAAGCAGGCGTTGTCACCATGGCTCAGTTTTCGGAGATTCTGGACAGAATGCGGGGGATTTTGACCTTTGCCTCCCCAGCCGAGGTCCAAGCTCTGCTGGAAGGTTTGGTGGAGGAGCGAATCGTCTCAGAGGCGTACAGCAAGAGCTCGAGTCTGCATCGGCAGAAGGGGGGCTTTTCAACCGAATCGTCTCGCAGGGAAACGGCCAGTAAATTTGGATGGGACCACGTTGACGGGGAGTTGAGTTCTCAAGGAAAAACCATCCCCCGGCACCTCAACCGTGGACGGATCAGTAAGGTGAGGATGGGTGGATCGAAATCTGCTGTCGGAGGCCACGAGCTGGCAGAATCAACGCGTGTCTCATCAATGGGGGAATGGAACGGCACAAGGTCCAGGCCACAGATGAGCCCACAAGATGTTTACATAGACGGCCCAAAACAAATTCAAGAAATGAGGGAAGGGACAGCAAAGGAAAAACACTTCCTCAATGAAAGTGTATTCTCCGTACTAACAAAATCACACTACCACTGCAGTCTCAGATTCAATGATGAACTGGTAGAACTGCTGAGCAGTGCAGTACCAATGCAGAAGCCTGTATGTGATAATGAAAGGGTGAATAATAAGGGGAATTTGGAGAATGAGAAGGAGTGGTTAGAGCAGGTTGAGGAAGCAGCAAGGAGGATAGCTGTTCCTCTGTGGCAGCATTGGGACAGAGGGCGAGGGAAGCTGCTGCCTCTGGTTCCCTGGGTGACTGCTGGCTGTTCAACAGGTGACGACATGGTGTCGGACAGCAAAGCCCAGTGCTCTATGTTGGATGTGGAAGAGGAAATGGAGCTTGCTACCGCTTGTAGGACGCTTGATGCGTGCATCGGTAACTGTGTAGAGTCGGGGATCACAGACACAAGCTTCACGCACCATACAGAAGCAGCCAGTGATGAGGGGCTTGATTTCTCTACACTCGACACCGCTGCGATAATTGAGATGGGCATGGATTATTTTAGAATCCACGGAGCAGCAGGAAATGCCTCACCTGTTGAAGCCTGCACAGCAACGGAGACAAAGCACTCTGCCGACAAGCTGGAGGGCCTCCTGGATGTCTTCTGGTCACCTGACAGGACCTCAAACACAACTGAAGGCCTGCTTTGTTTGCCAGCAGACACACAGTGCAGGCCGCTTTCTGGTTTCTCAGAAAATGCTTTCACACGTCTTCTTTCATCCAGTGACGCTAACGACACTAAAAACCCTGCACAAGACAACACTTATTACTCAAACGCACATTACAGCCCAACAGAGGGGCTCACAGGTGACACCCAAGATGTTTCCAGGAGTGCGTGTAGTGCAGCAACATGCGGCGCCGACGGACTAACAGAAATCTTTGACAATGTGGATTCACGCCAGGGTAAGTTCCCTCATGATCTTCTGATTTCACAGATATATTCCATCAATCGATGTGTTGTTTAGTATGAAAGAAAGtgcaacttttaaaaaaaaaaaaaatagaacttaacgtagcaaaaagaaaaatgactttGGTTTATAATGAAAAATAAGAATTAGAGTATTTTCCtccttaaaattatttttgtatgGGTCCCAACAATCTAGTATCCCTCTGGCTCAGGGTCTCTCTTTCTGTGCTTACTCTTTGACACTTTCATTTCTGTGAGCCCTTGTTTTCAGCAAACATCGGGACTTACGGGAACAAGGCTGAAGACTGCGTTACATGTCTCTGTGGGTGTAACCAGGCGACTAAAAGGCAGTTAGTTTGTCTTGGCAAAATCTCTGGgtgctttcctttttttttttcagcactcAAAAGTATGCCTTGTTTGTCATTTGATAAATGCCCTGTGGCAACAGTATGGCAAGCTTTCACTTTCATTTTGGGTCCCTCCCAGGGTGCGGTATGGCTGTGGATTCACCAAGCTGCTACACAGTTACCCAACCCCCCGTCAAACTTTTCCAAATCATAAAGTCTCTTCCAGAATATCTTCTCTATCCGCTGTGCAGCCTATGAATCACGGTGGACAAGAGGGTGCTCTTTTCCAAACTACATGGGCTAACAGGGGAGAAGTATTCAGTTAAAATTGTCACGGCCATATTTTAAGTAGTGCAGGTCTTCAGTGAACTAGTGGAGGAGAAACTTTGCAGCACAAAAGCTTCATCTTTATATTATTTAGATGGGTTGTTATTTAAGTTGTGTCGCACAGAGCATTGAACAGCCTTGGTGGAATTGGCTGTGAGAAGCTGCCATTGGTGTACATCAAACAAAGTTTTGGCAGTGCACCAGTACCAGTAATGTTTAGCTCTGTGAGGAATGCTGCAATATTACTCAGTAACAAAGGTGGACCCAAGTTTCGGGGTATGAcctgtctgttttttgtttatatcAACTCATAAATGTTATATAGGCCAGCTTCAAAATCCTGGCTAGATCAACTGTTCCAGTGTGACTGCACACAGAAACAATTCTGTATTTTTGCcacaaacaaaaaggaaaggatGAGAATAATTGGGCTGATTAAAGGGGAATCCACTCTTCTTACAATGAATTAAACACGTAACAAAAGTGGCATGTGTTTGGGTGAGCCATTTACTgcaaacaggtaaacaggtagaGCCGGTACTTTCCACTTAATAGATAAAATGCTTGTGCATTGTTCCTGTCTCCAGCTgagcttttgtttgtttccttttgaaGTCAAGTGTAACGTGAATCCAGTGTCATCAATCATTTATTTTCAACAGGATGTGTTGTGATCGACACTCCTGTTTCCAAAAGAGATCGGACATTGTgtgaattgtgtttttaaaggTTCCATTTGGTTGTCTTTTGTAAAAACCAattgatttcatttttttttttttatcacatggCAGCAACACTTCAAAACATAGACGTTGAAAACGGTTGAACGTGCTCGCACTCTTATTTCACGCCACCGTTATTTACTGATGAACTTGCAATCCAAAAAGTTTGAGGGCAAGCCCATATTTTTACTTGGCACTGGACTAACAAACACCAGACGGAGCAATGAAAGATTTCAAATTTAAAGCCACAGAAATTCAACCTCACCCAGGGTATATTCACACAGATATTTCGGGACTgttgttaaaggagaactgcggtattttaaacattaagcctcttttctgagtcgtctgcaatgtttgacatttgacattttgtactggatgttcgttgatattactccgccaccactaagaaaatagtgcgaccatgaacgagctgccaaataaaacacgacagaagcaacttttcgcaacgaaatttgatatggattaccagtgcacaccagtaaccactccggtgagttgatgattttgaaaacggacgtttatggtgcttttacagacctttttggacatgcacaagacttgccattctgaagcactttgagaagaatcaaaattaggcaaataccggagacagcagtaaacatcaaaaaagctgtgaggggggttctgaaacattgcagacgtctcagaaaagaggcttaatgttgaaaataccgcagttcccctttaaaaggaaaggggatgctacacagtgatAAACATGGCCCTGTCACAACTTTTTTTGAGACATCTTGATGCCATCGAATTTTAAGATGAGTTAATACTTTTCATTACAAAGTGGGCAACTGTCTCACTTTCAACGTTTGAAATGCCTTCTATTCTCTAATATGAATCATTGTTGCTTTTAAAGAGCAAATCCTTGAAACATGTCCTAACCTCCCCAAGGCCCTTGCAGTGACTTGAGGACAGGAGAAGTGAAAGTTGTTAATTGTCCTCCACTCTTAGACTGGCAGTGTTGAATTAGTAACATTTGAGCTTCTTGTGAATGTGATCATAGACCTTCAATTGTTATTATTTCGGTTTTAACTTTAATTTCATTCTGTTTCAACAACAGGGGTCTTGTTCCGAAGTGAAAAAACTGGTTATTTGAattgtaaatatatatttttcttaagAAAAAAAGGTGGGGGTAAGCCTAGTACACAAAACCGAAAGTGTATGTTTGATTTATATTAGTCTGGTATTGTTGACATTCTCATTTTCAAGCCATGCCTTCTCAACACTTGGCGTTTTGTGGCAAAGTGAAAGTAAAAACCCTTGAGTAGTATAAAGCAGGTTGCGCGCAGTGGATGACTATGAGTGGGTCATGTCAGGACAAGCTATATGCAGCGTTTGATGAGCTTTCCTGTGGCTGGAGTTTATCGCACAGTGAATATACAGCAGAGATTCCAGCGACCCCAGCATCTCTTCCAGAGAGAGTCGACAGGTAAATATTCTCCTCTTTCAACGGGGCTGGATGCGCGCGTTTATCTAAAGTGCGTGGCAAGAGTGGGGATTTTCCCCTTCCATCTACTTTTATTCACTGTATTTGAATTAGCTGCATGTTGATTTATTAAATCATGTACAGTAATAGGCCTACGTTTTAATCAAGCTTGCGTTATCAGAGCGTTTGCAGAAAGCAAACTTAAATTTCCAAAGATGCACTTTTTAGTAGGAAACTTTATATTACCTTGATAAGCGTCGCCGTTTGGTCATTTTAAGCCATTTTTGGGTGGATTTACACTAAATAAAAACTTGAAACAGTCGTTGTACAGTAAAGCGAACTCCATTACGCATGTGCTTCTCTCGTTAAGCCCACCACAATGCTTTGAAAAATTGCGGACGGAGGAATTTAATTAGTTGGCCTACTATTAGGGGAATTTGGTCAAGTATATCAAAGTAGGTTTGTTGATGATACAGTTGTCGGTAGCGTGTGTGGGCACATGTATGAGAGTGCGCACAAGTAACCAGATGCAAGGTATGAGTAATATTACTCATATTCACGGTCAGGATGAAGTTGCGTTTTTTCTTCCCTCGCAAGCTGTGGAGCATTGTTTGGGAGCGTTTGGTGATTGTTTCTACGGTTGAGGCTGTTTTGTGCCATTATTATGATTAGTTTCAATTCCTCTTACTTTTGCCCTCAGATTGTACAgtaaatacaaaataaagtttCAGTGTAACAGGAAGCTGTACTGTTAATAGCGCAAGGGAAACATTTAAGATTTATAGTCACTCTATAAATCTTAAATGTTAGAGTCATTGACAAACCTTATCAGAAAGTTGAAAGTCCACAGTTGGGGAGTATGTGGCTCTTTTtgttgatgtttgttttttttgttttccactgcTGAAGAATTTCTGTATTTTCTGCTTTAATATGACCGAAAACATCATCAGATGTTCACATACGTTCTGAAAGCATATCAGAAACATATTTTAGTTGTTGttaggttttttaaactatgAATTTGCAGCTCATTTGAAGGGGAAATTGGGGGGATGATTTTTAGAcggatgctttttttttagtcagaTGACAACAAGGCGTGAGTGGGTGTGAACACAAGTTTGTGGGTGTGAATGAATTGAGTACTCAATACCCCATTTGTTAGCAGCTGcagctagcctggctgacgcgtccacatctcgatgagatggtggtctaggaactaggtgtgcattttctcgtatttgaggcgtggtttacgaatgcctagagccgtttattgggcgctacgaatgtctatcaaatggcgtctggttcttcccatgctgctttgcgcgcgattcatagccaattgtatcacttataccagatgacgtatgtagagcgacagaaattcgacgagg is drawn from Odontesthes bonariensis isolate fOdoBon6 chromosome 21, fOdoBon6.hap1, whole genome shotgun sequence and contains these coding sequences:
- the nubp1 gene encoding cytosolic Fe-S cluster assembly factor nubp1 is translated as MADVPDNAPEHCPGTTSEQAGKSASCEGCPNQKLCSTGATKAPDPAIAEIGAKLSNVKHKILVLSGKGGVGKSTFSAHLAHALASDSTKEVALLDVDICGPSIPRIMGLEGEQVHQSGSGWSPVYVDDNLAVMSIGFLLSSPDDAVIWRGPKKNGMIKQFLRDVDWGELDYLIVDTPPGTSDEHLSIVQYLSSTHVDGAVIITTPQEVSLQDVRKEIRFCQKVKLPIIGVVENMSGFVCPKCKITSQIFPPSSGGAEKMCADLNLPLLGKVPLDPRIARSCDEGKSFLSEVPDSPAAEVYKRIVQSIQDYCSNSMTEERSTT